A single genomic interval of Homo sapiens chromosome 7, GRCh38.p14 Primary Assembly harbors:
- the SP4 gene encoding transcription factor Sp4 isoform X5 codes for MSDQKKEEEEEAAAAAAMATEGGKTSEPENNNKKPKTSGSQDSQPSPLALLAATCSKIGTPGENQATGQQQIIIDPSQGLVQLQNQPQQLELVTTQLAGNAWQLVASTPPASKENNVSQPASSSSSSSSSNNGSASPTKTKSGNSSTPGQFQVIQVQNPSGSVQYQVIPQLQTVEGQQIQINPTSSSSLQDLQGQIQLISAGNNQAILTAANRTASGNILAQNLANQTVPVQIRPGVSIPLQLQTLPGTQAQVVTTLPINIGGVTLALPVINNVAAGGGTGQVGQPAATADSGTSNGNQLVSTPTNTTTSASTMPESPSSSTTCTTTASTSLTSSDTLVSSADTGQYASTSASSSERTIEESQTPAATESEAQSSSQLQPNGMQNAQDQSNSLQQVQIVGQPILQQIQIQQPQQQIIQAIPPQSFQLQSGQTIQTIQQQPLQNVQLQAVNPTQVLIRAPTLTPSGQISWQTVQVQNIQSLSNLQVQNAGLSQQLTITPVSSSGGTTLAQIAPVAVAGAPITLNTAQLASVPNLQTVSVANLGAAGVQVQGVPVTITSVAGLT; via the exons ATGAGCG atcagaagaaggaggaggaggaggaggcggcagcggcagcggcgaTGGCTACAGAAGGAGGGAAAACCTCTGAGCCagagaataacaataaaaaacccaaaacctcaggctcccag GACTCTCAGCCCTCTCCTCTGGCTTTACTGGCAGCTACTTGCAGCAAAATAGGGACTCCTGGTGAAAATCAAGCAACTGGACAACAACAAATTATTATAGATCCAAGTCAAGGATTGGTGCAACTTCAAAATCAACCACAACAGCTAGAACTGGTAACAACGCAACTTGCTGGAAACGCTTGGCAACTTGTTGCCTCCACTCCTCCTGCTTCAAAAGAGAATAACGTTTCTCAACCAGCCTCTAGTTCGTCTAGTTCTTCCAGCAGTAATAACGGGAGTGCATCTCCTACAAAAACTAAATCAGGTAATTCTTCCACCCCTGGTCAATTTCAAGTCATACAAGTACAAAATCCAAGTGGTAGTGTACAGTACCAAGTAATTCCACAACTTCAGACAGTGGAAGGTCAACAAATTCAAATCAATCCAACTAGTAGTTCATCTCTACAGGATTTGCAGGGTCAAATTCAGCTCATTTCTGCAGGTAATAATCAAGCTATACTCACAGCTGCTAACAGGACAGCTTCTGGGAATATTCTTGCTCAAAACCTGGCAAATCAGACAGTTCCGGTCCAAATTAGACCTGGTGTTTCAATACCACTGCAGTTACAGACTCTTCCTGGTACTCAGGCTCAAGTTGTAACAACCCTACCAATTAACATTGGAGGAGTGACTCTAGCTTTGCCAGTGATAAACAACGTGGCTGCCGGAGGAGGGACTGGGCAGGTTGGCCAGCCTGCTGCTACTGCTGATAGTGGGACTTCCAATGGGAATCAATTAGTTTCCACACCCACCAACACCACTACTTCTGCCAGTACTATGCCAgaatctccctcctcctccactaCCTGCACAACCACTGCTTCAACGTCTTTGACAAGCAGTGACACATTAGTGAGCTCAGCAGATACTGGCCAGTATGCAAGCACATCAGCCAGTAGTTCTGAACGCACCATTGAAGAATCTCAAACACCTGCTGCTACTGAGTCTGAAGCCCAGAGCTCCAGTCAGCTTCAGCCTAATGGAATGCAGAATGCACAGGATCAATCAAATTCTCTTCAGCAGGTGCAAATTGTAGGCCAACCTATCTTACAGCAGATCCAGATCCAACAGCCTCAGCAACAGATCATTCAGGCTATTCCACCACAGTCGTTTCAACTCCAGTCAGGGCAGACGATTCAGACCATCCAGCAGCAGCCTTTACAGAATGTTCAACTTCAAGCAGTAAATCCGACTCAGGTGCTTATCAGGGCTCCAACTTTAACACCTTCAGGGCAAATCAGTTGGCAAACTGTACAGGTTCAGAATATTCAGAGTCTTTCAAATTTGCAAGTTCAGAATGCTGGGTTATCCCAACAATTAACCATCACCCCAGTGTCTTCAAGTGGTGGCACAACTCTTGCTCAGATTGCTCCTGTGGCTGTTGCTGGTGCCCCAATAACTTTGAATACTGCCCAGCTTGCATCAGTGCCTAACCTTCAGACAGTGAGCGTTGCCAACCTGGGTGCTGCAGGTGTTCAAGTGCAGGGAGTTCCCGTTACAATCACTAGTGTTGCAG GTTTGACGTAG
- the SP4 gene encoding transcription factor Sp4 isoform X4, translating into MSDQKKEEEEEAAAAAAMATEGGKTSEPENNNKKPKTSGSQDSQPSPLALLAATCSKIGTPGENQATGQQQIIIDPSQGLVQLQNQPQQLELVTTQLAGNAWQLVASTPPASKENNVSQPASSSSSSSSSNNGSASPTKTKSGNSSTPGQFQVIQVQNPSGSVQYQVIPQLQTVEGQQIQINPTSSSSLQDLQGQIQLISAGNNQAILTAANRTASGNILAQNLANQTVPVQIRPGVSIPLQLQTLPGTQAQVVTTLPINIGGVTLALPVINNVAAGGGTGQVGQPAATADSGTSNGNQLVSTPTNTTTSASTMPESPSSSTTCTTTASTSLTSSDTLVSSADTGQYASTSASSSERTIEESQTPAATESEAQSSSQLQPNGMQNAQDQSNSLQQVQIVGQPILQQIQIQQPQQQIIQAIPPQSFQLQSGQTIQTIQQQPLQNVQLQAVNPTQVLIRAPTLTPSGQISWQTVQVQNIQSLSNLQVQNAGLSQQLTITPVSSSGGTTLAQIAPVAVAGAPITLNTAQLASVPNLQTVSVANLGAAGVQVQGVPVTITSVAEAELLLHRRIGTR; encoded by the exons ATGAGCG atcagaagaaggaggaggaggaggaggcggcagcggcagcggcgaTGGCTACAGAAGGAGGGAAAACCTCTGAGCCagagaataacaataaaaaacccaaaacctcaggctcccag GACTCTCAGCCCTCTCCTCTGGCTTTACTGGCAGCTACTTGCAGCAAAATAGGGACTCCTGGTGAAAATCAAGCAACTGGACAACAACAAATTATTATAGATCCAAGTCAAGGATTGGTGCAACTTCAAAATCAACCACAACAGCTAGAACTGGTAACAACGCAACTTGCTGGAAACGCTTGGCAACTTGTTGCCTCCACTCCTCCTGCTTCAAAAGAGAATAACGTTTCTCAACCAGCCTCTAGTTCGTCTAGTTCTTCCAGCAGTAATAACGGGAGTGCATCTCCTACAAAAACTAAATCAGGTAATTCTTCCACCCCTGGTCAATTTCAAGTCATACAAGTACAAAATCCAAGTGGTAGTGTACAGTACCAAGTAATTCCACAACTTCAGACAGTGGAAGGTCAACAAATTCAAATCAATCCAACTAGTAGTTCATCTCTACAGGATTTGCAGGGTCAAATTCAGCTCATTTCTGCAGGTAATAATCAAGCTATACTCACAGCTGCTAACAGGACAGCTTCTGGGAATATTCTTGCTCAAAACCTGGCAAATCAGACAGTTCCGGTCCAAATTAGACCTGGTGTTTCAATACCACTGCAGTTACAGACTCTTCCTGGTACTCAGGCTCAAGTTGTAACAACCCTACCAATTAACATTGGAGGAGTGACTCTAGCTTTGCCAGTGATAAACAACGTGGCTGCCGGAGGAGGGACTGGGCAGGTTGGCCAGCCTGCTGCTACTGCTGATAGTGGGACTTCCAATGGGAATCAATTAGTTTCCACACCCACCAACACCACTACTTCTGCCAGTACTATGCCAgaatctccctcctcctccactaCCTGCACAACCACTGCTTCAACGTCTTTGACAAGCAGTGACACATTAGTGAGCTCAGCAGATACTGGCCAGTATGCAAGCACATCAGCCAGTAGTTCTGAACGCACCATTGAAGAATCTCAAACACCTGCTGCTACTGAGTCTGAAGCCCAGAGCTCCAGTCAGCTTCAGCCTAATGGAATGCAGAATGCACAGGATCAATCAAATTCTCTTCAGCAGGTGCAAATTGTAGGCCAACCTATCTTACAGCAGATCCAGATCCAACAGCCTCAGCAACAGATCATTCAGGCTATTCCACCACAGTCGTTTCAACTCCAGTCAGGGCAGACGATTCAGACCATCCAGCAGCAGCCTTTACAGAATGTTCAACTTCAAGCAGTAAATCCGACTCAGGTGCTTATCAGGGCTCCAACTTTAACACCTTCAGGGCAAATCAGTTGGCAAACTGTACAGGTTCAGAATATTCAGAGTCTTTCAAATTTGCAAGTTCAGAATGCTGGGTTATCCCAACAATTAACCATCACCCCAGTGTCTTCAAGTGGTGGCACAACTCTTGCTCAGATTGCTCCTGTGGCTGTTGCTGGTGCCCCAATAACTTTGAATACTGCCCAGCTTGCATCAGTGCCTAACCTTCAGACAGTGAGCGTTGCCAACCTGGGTGCTGCAGGTGTTCAAGTGCAGGGAGTTCCCGTTACAATCACTAGTGTTGCAG